TACTCTACAATATTTCTTCATGTTCGCACCTTCTTGTATAAAGATTTTCTATCTATCCCTAAACCGAATCCTTCTGAAGCCTTCACTTTAGCACCTTCATAAACGATACCACCTTCAACTTGCCTTTCAACCACCATTAATGGTGCATCAAAATCCACACGGCTTACTTGTTTAGCAGCTAAACTAAAATGTAAAGCAGCGGTTACAGAAACATGCGTCTCTATCATACATCCAACCATGCAAGATATACCTTCATCTTGAGCAATATCATGTATTTTTAAAGCTTGATGTAGGCCACCAGTCTTCATCAACTTAATATTCCACAAATTATTTGCGCCTACTTCTACTAATCGACGCGCATCATAAGTGCTAAACAAACTTTCATCTACCATTAAAGGTATGTTAAATTGCTTTGTTAAAGCACCTAGAATAGTATATTCATAACGTCCAACAGGTTGTTCGATACTTTCAATTTTCAAGTCAGCTTCATCAAAATGTTTCAAGGCATGTCGCGCGCCTTTTTCATCCCAAGCTTGATTAGCGTCCGCGCTCAATATGACATCACTAGGCAACGAAGATCTCAATGCTTTCAGTCTACTTAAATCTGTTTCGACATTGTCTTTCCCCACTTTTATCTTCAAATGATTAAAACCTTCATCGACATATTTCAATCCATCTTCCACCATTTCAACAGCTTCATTCAAACTGACCGTATAGCATGTCTCTAACGTTTTATTTCCCGGGTTATGATTGATGTACTTATATAAAGGCAATTCTGCTTCTTGAGATAATAAGTCATAAAGCGCTATATCTATTGCTGCTTTTGCACTTGTATTACCGACAATGACTTGCTGTACTTCGTCTAATAACTTCACTGTTAAATGCTTATTAATTAATAATGGCTTAAATACTTCTTCAATTGCGGCTTCAATTCCACCTTTAGTATCACCTGTAATAACATATGT
This portion of the Mammaliicoccus vitulinus genome encodes:
- a CDS encoding dipeptide epimerase encodes the protein MFITDIKYYRYGTPLKKPFKTALRTVEVIESIYVFIETNYDDVIGVGEAVPTYVITGDTKGGIEAAIEEVFKPLLINKHLTVKLLDEVQQVIVGNTSAKAAIDIALYDLLSQEAELPLYKYINHNPGNKTLETCYTVSLNEAVEMVEDGLKYVDEGFNHLKIKVGKDNVETDLSRLKALRSSLPSDVILSADANQAWDEKGARHALKHFDEADLKIESIEQPVGRYEYTILGALTKQFNIPLMVDESLFSTYDARRLVEVGANNLWNIKLMKTGGLHQALKIHDIAQDEGISCMVGCMIETHVSVTAALHFSLAAKQVSRVDFDAPLMVVERQVEGGIVYEGAKVKASEGFGLGIDRKSLYKKVRT